A single genomic interval of Camelina sativa cultivar DH55 chromosome 11, Cs, whole genome shotgun sequence harbors:
- the LOC104726847 gene encoding microtubule-associated protein RP/EB family member 1B has translation MTTNIGMMDSAYFVGRNEILSWINDRLHLNLSRIEEAASGAVQCQMLDMTFPGVVPMHKVNFEAKNEYEMIQNYKVMQEVFTKLKITKPLEVNRLVKGRPLDNLEFLQWLKRFCDSINGGIMNENYNPVERRSRGGREKSVKGSSKISKSLQTNNMHHPPVTTSNKPSGPKQAKSHAIGGGSNSSAEVQALSKEIEDLKVSVDLLEKERDFYFSKLRDTEILCQTPELEDLPIVVAVKKILYATDANESALEEAQECLNQSLGLEADEEEGKEEEEEEEAAATETQT, from the exons ATGACGACGAACATTGGGATGATGGATAGTGCTTACTTTGTTGGAAGGAATGAGATTCTGAGTTGGATCAATGACAGGCTTCATCTCAATCTCTCTCGTATCGAAgag GCTGCATCCGGTGCTGTGCAATGTCAAATGTTGGACATGACCTTCCCAGGAGTTGTGCCAATGCACAAG GTTAATTTTGAAGCAAAGAACGAGTACGAGATGATTCAAAACTACAAGGTCATGCAAgaagtcttcaccaaattgaaGATTACAAAG CCACTGGAGGTCAACAGGCTTGTAAAAGGCCGGCCACTAGACAACTTGGAGTTTCTACAATGGCTGAAGCGTTTTTGCGATTCTATAAACGGCGGCATTATGAATGA GAATTATAATCCAGTTGAACGAAGATCAAGAGGTGGCAGAGAGAAAAGTGTAAAGGGATCTAGTAAGATCTCAAAGTCATTGCAAACAAACAATATGCATCATCCTCCTGTGACCACTTCCAACAAACCATCTG GTCCCAAGCAAGCAAAATCACATGCAATCGGAGGTGGGAGCAACTCATCAGCCGAAGTGCAAGCTCTGTCAAAGGAG ATAGAAGATCTCAAGGTCTCGGTCGATCTcttggaaaaagaaagagactttTACTTCTCTAAGCTCCGGGACACAGAGATACTCTGTCAGACTCCTGAACTCGAGGATCTTCCG ATAGTGGTAGCAGTCAAGAAGATATTATATGCAACCGATGCAAATGAATCTGCACTAGAAGAAGCTCAAGAGTGCCTAAACCAGTCTCTGGGACTTGAGGCtgatgaggaagaaggaaaggaagaggaagaagaagaagaagcagcagcaacagagaCCCAAACTTAA